One region of Solanum pennellii chromosome 6, SPENNV200 genomic DNA includes:
- the LOC107021217 gene encoding putative axial regulator YABBY 2 isoform X2 — protein MSLDMTYSSSSERVCYVHCNFCSTILAVSVPCNSMMTIVTVRCGHCANLLSVNIAPSLQSLPIQDLQRQNESSIEDGMSRGYGSSSSSTNSFHRFSPIPTDHDQPRSPPIRPPEKRQRVPSAYNRFIKEEIQRIKASNPDISHREAFSTAAKNWAHFPHIHFGLKLDGNKQTTKLDHAVAGEGPQKTIGLY, from the exons ATGTCACTTGACATGACATATTCCTCTTCCTCGGAACGTGTTTGCTATGTTCATTGCAACTTCTGCAGCACAATTCTTGCG GTTAGCGTTCCATGCAACAGTATGATGACAATAGTGACAGTAAGGTGTGGACACTGCGCAAATTTGCTTTCTGTTAATATTGCACCTTCCCTTCAGTCTCTCCCCATTCAAGATTTACAG AGACAAAATGAGTCAAGTATTGAAGATGGAATGAGTAGAGGTTATGGATCATCATCCTCTTCTACAAATTCATTTCACAGATTTTCTCCCATTCCTACTGATCATGATCAACCTAGATCCCCTCCTATTCGCC CACCAGAGAAAAGACAACGTGTTCCTTCTGCCTACAATAGATTTATCAA gGAGGAGATCCAAAGGATAAAGGCAAGCAATCCTGATATTAGCCACAGAGAAGCATTTAGCACTGCTGCCAAAAAT TGGGCACATTTCCCTCATATCCATTTTGGACTCAAGCTGGATGGCAACAAACAAACCACTAAATTGGATCATGCTGTTGCAGGAGAGGGTCCTCAGAAAACAATTGGtctctattaa
- the LOC107021454 gene encoding protein STRICTOSIDINE SYNTHASE-LIKE 3-like has protein sequence MRPAGVFAGVFLLLALYCGFDPFKHSAISEIKDFKAYRVDPPAWSEIPVEKDTQNLLQKSEIKFLNQIQGPESIAFDPKGHGPYTGIADGRIVLWDGEKWTDFAYTSANRSGLCDPKPSPLSYLENEHICGRPLGLRFDKKTGDLYIADAYFGLMKVGPEGGLAETLTTEAEGVPLLFTNDLDVDDEGNVYFTDSSTKYQRRNYMLLVYSAEDSGRVLKYNPNTKQTTVLVRNLQFPNGLSLSKDGSFFVFCEGAKGRLQKYWLKGEKAGTFEVMAVLPGYPDNVSANERGEFWVAIHCRRTIYSYINSIYPQLRLFLLKLPIPVKLRALLHLGGKLPAIVVKYSPEGKLLRILEDEEGKVVRAVSDVEEKDGKLWMGSVLMPFIAVYQLE, from the exons ATGAGGCCGGCGGGAGTATTTGCCGGAGTATTTCTTTTGTTGGCACTGTACTGTGGGTTTGACCCTTTTAAACACAGTGCAATTTCTGAAATCAAAGACTTTAAAGCTTACAGAGTTGATCCACCAGCTTGGTCTGAAATCCCAGTTGAAAAGGATACCCAGAACTTGCTTCAGAAATCGGAAATCAAGTTTTTGAATCAGATTCAGGGCCCGGAAAGTATCGCATTTGACCCGAAAGGTCATGGGCCTTATACAGGAATAGCTGATGGGAGAATTGTGTTGTGGGATGGAGAGAAATGGACTGATTTCGCATATACCTCTGCTAATAG GTCTGGCCTTTGTGACCCAAAACCATCACCCCTGAGCTATTTAGAAAATGAACACATCTGTGGTAGGCCTTTGGGATTACGGTTTGATAAAAAAACAGGTGACTTGTATATTGCAGATGCGTATTTTGGGTTGATGAAAGTAGGGCCTGAAGGGGGACTAGCAGAAACATTGACTACTGAGGCTGAAGGAGTGCCTCTCTTATTCACAAATGACCTTGACGTTGATGATGAAGGAAATGTCTATTTTACAGATAGCAGCACCAAGTACCAACGAAG GAACTATATGCTGCTGGTTTACTCAGCAGAAGATAGTGGGAGGGTCCTGAAGTACAATCCTAATACTAAACAAACCACTGTTCTTGTTCGGAATCTCCAATTCCCAAACGGTCTGTCACTAAGCAAGGACGGTTCCTTCTTTGTATTCTGTGAAGGTGCCAAGGGAAG ATTACAGAAGTACTGGTTGAAAGGCGAGAAAGCGGGGACCTTTGAGGTGATGGCAGTCCTCCCAGGATATCCTGATAATGTCAGCGCAAATGAGAGAGGTGAATTTTGGGTAGCAATCCACTGTCGCCGTACCATTTACAGCTATATAAATTCCATATACCCACAACTTCGTCTATTCTTGCTGAAGCTTCCTATCCCTGTAAAGCTCCGCGCCCTCTTGCACCTTGGAGGCAAGCTACCCGCTATTGTTGTGAAGTATAGCCCTGAAGGTAAGTTGTTACGAATATTGGAAGACGAAGAAGGGAAAGTAGTTAGAGCTGTAAGTGATGTTGAGGAGAAAGATGGGAAGCTTTGGATGGGAAGTGTGTTGATGCCTTTCATTGCTGTTTACCAACTAGAATGa
- the LOC107021217 gene encoding putative axial regulator YABBY 2 isoform X1: MSLDMTYSSSSERVCYVHCNFCSTILAVSVPCNSMMTIVTVRCGHCANLLSVNIAPSLQSLPIQDLQQRQNESSIEDGMSRGYGSSSSSTNSFHRFSPIPTDHDQPRSPPIRPPEKRQRVPSAYNRFIKEEIQRIKASNPDISHREAFSTAAKNWAHFPHIHFGLKLDGNKQTTKLDHAVAGEGPQKTIGLY, from the exons ATGTCACTTGACATGACATATTCCTCTTCCTCGGAACGTGTTTGCTATGTTCATTGCAACTTCTGCAGCACAATTCTTGCG GTTAGCGTTCCATGCAACAGTATGATGACAATAGTGACAGTAAGGTGTGGACACTGCGCAAATTTGCTTTCTGTTAATATTGCACCTTCCCTTCAGTCTCTCCCCATTCAAGATTTACAG CAGAGACAAAATGAGTCAAGTATTGAAGATGGAATGAGTAGAGGTTATGGATCATCATCCTCTTCTACAAATTCATTTCACAGATTTTCTCCCATTCCTACTGATCATGATCAACCTAGATCCCCTCCTATTCGCC CACCAGAGAAAAGACAACGTGTTCCTTCTGCCTACAATAGATTTATCAA gGAGGAGATCCAAAGGATAAAGGCAAGCAATCCTGATATTAGCCACAGAGAAGCATTTAGCACTGCTGCCAAAAAT TGGGCACATTTCCCTCATATCCATTTTGGACTCAAGCTGGATGGCAACAAACAAACCACTAAATTGGATCATGCTGTTGCAGGAGAGGGTCCTCAGAAAACAATTGGtctctattaa
- the LOC107023450 gene encoding succinate dehydrogenase subunit 6, mitochondrial-like produces MAEDSSSSQSFLRRYWEGYKEFWGERFSFLDNYSRFIKRDKPLPSWSDSDVEEFIASDPLHGPTLRTAREAVKISAVGGIIGAVSTAGVTWKYSRSLHGTALSLGAGAVFGWTFGQEVANHWLQLYRLDTMAAQVKFMEWWQNKVEGQ; encoded by the exons ATGGCTGAGGATTCATCATCATCTCAGTCCTTTCTAAGGAGATATTGGGAAGGATACAAGGAGTTTTGGGGCGAGAGATTTTCCTTTTTGGACAACTATTCAAGGTTCATTAAGCGCGACAAGCCACTCCCCTCTTGGTCTGATTCTGATGTTGAGGAGTTCATTGCTTCTGATCCACTTCACGGACCCACT CTGAGGACTGCTAGGGAAGCAGTAAAGATTAGTGCTGTAGGAGGCATTATTGGAGCTGTTTCAACTGCAGGTGTTACTTGGAAGTATTCCAGGAGTTTGCATG GTACTGCACTATCTCTTGGAGCTGGCGCTGTCTTTGGCTGGACATTTGGACAGGAAGTTGCTAATCACTGGCTGCAGCTATACAGGCTTGACACCATGGCTGCTCAGGTTAAATTCATGGAATGGTGGCAGAACAAGGTTGAAGGACAGTAA